The genomic interval GGTCGCCCGGGTGTCGGCGACGAGCCGGTCCAGCTCGTCGAGGGTACGCTGCGGCGCCCGGCCGCCGTCCCCCGCCGGGCCGTCGTCTTCCATCGGTCCGGCGCCGCCGGACCGTTCGGCGTCGCCCTCGCGGAGCAGTCCGAGTACGTGGTCCAGGTCGGCCATCGCCGCCCGGCCGGTCTCCTCGATCGCCCGCAGCGCCCGCCGGACGAACTCGCGGTCGGTCTCCAGCACCTCTCCGGCGGCCGCCGCCTGGAGGGTGGCGACGGTGAGCGCGTGACCGACCGAGTCGTGCAGTTCCCGGGCCAACCGGTTCCGCTCGGCGAGCCGGCTGGCCTGCCGCTCCAGCCCGGCGATCCGCTCGGTCTGGGAGGGGCCGAGCAGCACCGGGGCCATCAGCCTGGCCAGGGCGCCGAGTCCGGCGACGGCGTAGCCGAGCAGCACCAGCAGGCCGACGCCGACGAGGCTGAGGAAGCCCCGGTGCCAGTCGCCGAGCGGACCGATCTGCAACCCGTCGATCGCCTCGGTGCCGATGCCGAGCTGCACGAAGAGGAAGAGCAGCGCCATCGGCAGGGCCGCGATCAGCGCGAACCCGACCAGCCCGCCGGAGACCAGGTGGACAGCGATCCAGAGGGCGCAGCGCAGCCGGGTCTCCCGGTCGATCCCGCCGTCGGCGGCCGGCTCGGGAAGCTCGACGTCGAGCAGGGTACGCGCGGCGGCGATCTCCAGCGCCCGGGTACCGCGCAGGAAGAGGGGTACGGCGGCGATCGCCGCCGCCACCGCGACCAGCAGCAGTACGGCCGCCCGGGGTACCTCGTCGGTACGCAGCATCTCGACGAAGACCGTGACGAGCAGCAGGTACGGCAACAGCAGTACCCCGCCGAGCAGCAGGAAGACCCCTCGGCGGTAGGTGGCGCCGCTGGTCAGCGGTGCCAGGGCGGCCCGGATCGTCACCCGGCCCATTCTGCCCGGCGAAGGCTCGCAGGGTCGTACCGGGCCAGTCCGATAAGCACGGAAACTCCGATTTTGCGGACTACTAGCAAAAGTATCGTCATAAAGGACAGAATTCCCCGCATGGCTGTTGGAGAGTTCCAGACGCAGGTCGTCCGGCGTGCCCGGGGGATCAGCGCCGCCCTCAGCACACCGCCGTACGTGAAACCCGGGCACTTCTACTCGCCGGCCACCTCGCTGGCCGACCGGGCCACCGCGATCGGCTGGCGTGAACTGACCCCGGTCGGCGTCGACCTGCGAGAACGGGACCAGCTCGGACTGGCCGCCGAACTCGGCCCGCTGATGCGCGAACTCCCCAGCGACCGCTGGCACGACCACAACGGGATGTACGGCCGCGCCGACGCCGCCGTACTGCACGCGATGCTCCGGCATCACCGGCCGGCCCGGCTGATCGAGGTCGGCTCCGGGTACTCCACCGCGGTCGCCCTCGACGTCGCCGAGCGGTACCTGCCGGACCTGCGGATCACCTGCGTCGAACCGCATCCGGAGCGGCTGCGCTCCCGGCTGCGTCCCGGTGACCGGGTCGACCTGATCCAGCGCCGGGTCCAGGACGTCGAACGGTCCAGTTTCGCCCGGCTCGACTCCGGCGACATCCTCCTGATCGACTCGACACACGTGGCCAAGGCCGGCTCGGACGTCGTCTGGCTGCTGCTGCACGTCCTGCCGACGCTGCGTCCCGGGGTGATCGTGCACGTCCACGACATCCACTGGCCGTTCGAATATCCGGAGCGGTGGCTCCGGGAGGGCCGGGACTGGACCGAGGTCTATCTGCTGCGGGCCTTCCTCACCGACAACGCGGCGTGGCGGGTACTCCTCTTCACCTCGTGGCTCTGGTCCCGCCACCCGGAGGCGCTACCGGCGGAATTCCGCGGGTTGCCGACCGGCGCGTTCTGGATGCGCCGGGCCGAGCAACCGACCGGCACCGCCTGACGGCTCCTCGTCACCAGACGAGGTCGGCGTCCCGTTCCGCTCGGTCGACCGGCAGGATCGGCCGGGGGCCGCGCGGCGGTCGCGGCCGGCGCTGCCACTCCCGGGGATAGCCGAGCGACACCTCGTCGAAGCGGACCCCGTCGAACCAGTTCGCCCTCGGGATGTGCAGGTGCCCGTAGACCACGGCGGCGGCCCGGTAGCGCCGGTGCCAGTCGGCGGTGTGCACGGTGCCGCACCACTGCGCGAAGACCGGATAGCGCAGGATGTCGGTGACCTCCCGGACCAGCGGGAAGTGGTTAACCAGCACCGTCCGGGTCTCCGGCGCCAACTCGGCCAGCCGGCCCTCGGTGAGCGCGAGCCGGGCCGCACACCACTCCTCCCGGCTCGGGTGCGGGTCGGGGTGCAGGAAGAACTCGTCGGTGCAGACCACCCCGGCCTCGTGCGCCAGCGCCAGACCGTCCTCCTTGGTCTGCGCGCCCGCCGGCCGGAAGGTGTAGTCGTAGAGCAGGAAGAGCGGCACCACGGTGACCGGCCCGTCCGGCCCCTCCCACACCGGGTACGGATCCTCCGGGGTGATCACCCCGATCCGCCGGCACATCTCGACCAGCAGCTCGTAGCGGGCGACGCCGCGCAACTGCACCGTGTCCTGCCGGGGCGTCCACAGCTCGTGGTTGCCGGGCACCCAGACCACGGTGGAGAAGCGCTCCTTCAGCAGCCGCAGCGCCCAGTAGATCTCCTCGACCCGGTCGGCGACGTCGCCGGCCACCAGCAGCCAGTCGTCGTCCGAGTCCGGCCGGAAACCCTCGACCAGCTTGCGGTTCTCCGGATAACCGACGTGCAGGTCGCTGACGGCCAGCAGGGCACCGGTACGCGAGGGGGCCACCGCGCGATCCTATCGGGCCGAGGTGCGGGACCGATCGACCGCGCTCAGGACTCGACCCAGCCGTGCGACCGGGCCAAGCCCACCAGGTGCTGCCGGATCGCGCCGATCTGGGCCCCGGTCAGCGACGGTACCTTCTCGATCAACAGCTCGGTGATCTCACCGCTGAACTCGGCTCCGGAGAGTACGT from Plantactinospora sp. BC1 carries:
- a CDS encoding sensor histidine kinase is translated as MTIRAALAPLTSGATYRRGVFLLLGGVLLLPYLLLVTVFVEMLRTDEVPRAAVLLLVAVAAAIAAVPLFLRGTRALEIAAARTLLDVELPEPAADGGIDRETRLRCALWIAVHLVSGGLVGFALIAALPMALLFLFVQLGIGTEAIDGLQIGPLGDWHRGFLSLVGVGLLVLLGYAVAGLGALARLMAPVLLGPSQTERIAGLERQASRLAERNRLARELHDSVGHALTVATLQAAAAGEVLETDREFVRRALRAIEETGRAAMADLDHVLGLLREGDAERSGGAGPMEDDGPAGDGGRAPQRTLDELDRLVADTRATGLAVTVELAGDLGAVPAVVAREGYRIVQEGLTNAARHAGRRPVTLRVAARDDALEIELVNALDEPAGAARSRLGPGRPPGQRRGRGLAGIRERVVLLGGRVSAGPEDGDWRIAVWLPTTTDGRPGNGADMTSGTERT
- a CDS encoding class I SAM-dependent methyltransferase — encoded protein: MAVGEFQTQVVRRARGISAALSTPPYVKPGHFYSPATSLADRATAIGWRELTPVGVDLRERDQLGLAAELGPLMRELPSDRWHDHNGMYGRADAAVLHAMLRHHRPARLIEVGSGYSTAVALDVAERYLPDLRITCVEPHPERLRSRLRPGDRVDLIQRRVQDVERSSFARLDSGDILLIDSTHVAKAGSDVVWLLLHVLPTLRPGVIVHVHDIHWPFEYPERWLREGRDWTEVYLLRAFLTDNAAWRVLLFTSWLWSRHPEALPAEFRGLPTGAFWMRRAEQPTGTA
- a CDS encoding metallophosphoesterase, encoding MAPSRTGALLAVSDLHVGYPENRKLVEGFRPDSDDDWLLVAGDVADRVEEIYWALRLLKERFSTVVWVPGNHELWTPRQDTVQLRGVARYELLVEMCRRIGVITPEDPYPVWEGPDGPVTVVPLFLLYDYTFRPAGAQTKEDGLALAHEAGVVCTDEFFLHPDPHPSREEWCAARLALTEGRLAELAPETRTVLVNHFPLVREVTDILRYPVFAQWCGTVHTADWHRRYRAAAVVYGHLHIPRANWFDGVRFDEVSLGYPREWQRRPRPPRGPRPILPVDRAERDADLVW